A region of the Streptomyces sp. NBC_00442 genome:
GCTGGAGAAGTGGAGCAGGGCGGCTTCGGCGGCGTCAGTGTTGTCGTCGTGCTCTTGGTCCTTGGCGTCGTCCGCGCCGCCGGCCCCGACGATCCGCCCGTCCTCGTCACGCTGGAGGTGGACCTTGCGCTTGCCGCTGGTGAGCGCGCGGGAGGCGAGCTGCTCGACCAGGCGCTCATCGTGGCTGCGCAGGCCCTGGAGGACGGCCACGAGGGGCTTGAAGCTGGCGGAGGCGACCATGTCGCTGGGGTCCTCGTTCGGCTCCAGGAATACCGGCACGATGATTCTGGCGACCTTGGTGGAGCCGTCCTTGTTGAGCCGGAGCGCTCGGCCGATGTTCTGCACGATCTCCACCTGGGAGCCGCGGGTGTCCGCGAAGCAGATCGAGTCGACTCCCCGCTCGCCGGTGATGTCGACGCCTTCACCGAGGACGCGGCAGCTGGCGAGGAAGGCGCGGTGCACCCGGTGCCCGGACGCGTCGATGCCGCCTGCGAACTGGCGCAGGGCCTCGCGGCGTTCGGCGACGGTGTGGTCGCCGCACAGCCATGCCGACCAGACGCGGTCCGGCGGGACGTGGCGGCCGGCCTCCAGCTCGTAGAAGGCCGCGTCGATGGACGATGCGGGGAGGTTGTCGGCGGCGGCCAGGTCGGCGTCGGAGGCGTCGTTGGCGTACAGCGCGGCTGCGGTCTCGGGGAGCTTGTCAGCGAACGCGCGGGCCTCTTCGACCTTCTGGTGGAACGTCATGACCGTACGGAGGTTGTACGCGGCGGCGTGCTCCAACAGGGCGGTCTGCAACAGGGCCAGGCGCCGTCCCCGCCGCGCCTCCTCAGACTCCCCGAGAACGGGCGAGGGATCACGGATCTCCAGGACGTCGATCTCGAACCCCGCGAGGATCTCGCGTTCGATCGCCTCCGACAGCCCGAGCTCCGTGAGCCACGCGCCGTAGGTGCCGTCCGGGGCGTCGGCCATGGTCGCGATCTCTGCCTCCTGCCCGTCCTCGCTCTTCTGCGGGCGGGCTGCGGCGAGGATGCGCGGTGTGGCGGTCAGGTAGAGCCGGAAGTCCGCCGGGATACGGGCGTTGTCGTGGATCGCCGCCCACGGACGGCCAAGATCACCAGCGGTTCCGTGGGCCTCATCCACGATGGCGAGGTCGAACCGGTCCATGCGCTGTCCGTAGAGGCGCTCTCCGCCCGCCAGAGCGGCCTCCAGCGGCCCGCGAACCTTCCGCTGGCCCTCGGCGTCGATGTCCTCGCGGTCCACGAGTGAGGCGTACGTGGCGAACACGACTACGGGCCCGTGTCCGGCCCACAGGGCGAGCTGGATCGGGTTGGTGGTGGTGCGCACCCCGAGCGAGTTGAGGACGGCGTCGTTCTCCAGCGAGCACACCGCGACCATCGGCGCCCGGTGGCCCACCGCCCGCCACGCCTGGGCGGTCTGCGCGAGCAGGTCCAGGGTCGGCACGGTCACGAGGATCCGGCCGTCTGCGAAGCTCTCCAGCGCGCACGCGGCGGCCGTGATCGTCTTGCCCGAACCGGTCGCTGACACGATCGTGCCCCGGGCACCCTGCGGGGGCACGGAT
Encoded here:
- a CDS encoding Helicase associated domain protein, with the translated sequence MAKYTKRSLDNKTRNYPVRPPRSPNQRSAFRKWVGFPARSSVPPQGARGTIVSATGSGKTITAAACALESFADGRILVTVPTLDLLAQTAQAWRAVGHRAPMVAVCSLENDAVLNSLGVRTTTNPIQLALWAGHGPVVVFATYASLVDREDIDAEGQRKVRGPLEAALAGGERLYGQRMDRFDLAIVDEAHGTAGDLGRPWAAIHDNARIPADFRLYLTATPRILAAARPQKSEDGQEAEIATMADAPDGTYGAWLTELGLSEAIEREILAGFEIDVLEIRDPSPVLGESEEARRGRRLALLQTALLEHAAAYNLRTVMTFHQKVEEARAFADKLPETAAALYANDASDADLAAADNLPASSIDAAFYELEAGRHVPPDRVWSAWLCGDHTVAERREALRQFAGGIDASGHRVHRAFLASCRVLGEGVDITGERGVDSICFADTRGSQVEIVQNIGRALRLNKDGSTKVARIIVPVFLEPNEDPSDMVASASFKPLVAVLQGLRSHDERLVEQLASRALTSGKRKVHLQRDEDGRIVGAGGADDAKDQEHDDNTDAAEAALLHFSSPRDAATIAAFLRTRVYRPESLVWLEGYQALIRWRKENEITGVHAVPYDTEVEVGVTKSFPLGRWVHQQRKALRAGELEERRKTLLDAPEAGMLWEPGEEAWESKLAALRSYRRATGHLAPRQDAMWGEGESDSEQLAIGQFLANLRRKGGLGKDPQRAAVRAQQLTGIDPDWNCPWSLNWQRHYRVLANLVDADGHLPHIAPGVTFEGDDIGTWRWRQQEPGTWAQLMPEQRERLAALGVQPVQAPAAAPGAGRATKGPGKAQQTFQRGLTALTQWVEREGAHRPVPRGHSEQILVDGEAEPVVVKLGVWISNTKSRCDKLTAEQLAALAALGLEWARA